In Verrucomicrobiota bacterium, one genomic interval encodes:
- a CDS encoding sugar phosphate isomerase/epimerase, with product MNKRAMDRREFVKTAALAAGMFSTGALASAAEKVKAPSFLTSKPKMKLGTVTYNLAKDWEIEMIIKNCEAAKFDGVELRTEHKHGVELTLSKEQRAEVKKKFQNSKVELMGLGGTYDYHTPDPAKLRKDIDATKEYIVLAQEVGASGVKVRPNGFPKEVPKEKTLEQIGTALKELGEFAKEHGQMIRLEVHGSGTSLVPNIKTILDVANHPNVGACWNSNPTDLEGDGWDANFNLIKHKIVSVHMRDLSLEDYPFRKLLTGLNETGYTGYCLAEIPETTDPVRVMKYYRALWLAYQGLL from the coding sequence ATGAATAAACGCGCAATGGATCGCCGGGAATTTGTCAAGACTGCCGCGCTGGCGGCCGGGATGTTCAGCACCGGCGCGCTGGCGTCTGCCGCGGAGAAGGTCAAAGCCCCCAGCTTCCTCACCAGCAAGCCCAAGATGAAGTTGGGCACCGTGACCTATAATCTGGCCAAGGATTGGGAGATTGAGATGATCATCAAGAATTGCGAGGCCGCCAAGTTCGACGGCGTGGAGTTGCGCACCGAGCACAAGCACGGGGTGGAACTCACGCTCTCCAAGGAGCAACGCGCAGAGGTGAAAAAGAAGTTTCAGAACTCCAAGGTGGAGCTGATGGGGTTGGGCGGCACGTATGATTACCATACGCCCGACCCGGCTAAGTTGCGCAAGGATATTGACGCCACCAAGGAATATATCGTGCTGGCGCAGGAGGTCGGAGCGTCCGGGGTGAAGGTGCGCCCGAACGGTTTCCCCAAGGAGGTGCCGAAGGAAAAGACGCTGGAGCAGATCGGCACCGCGCTAAAGGAGTTGGGCGAATTTGCCAAGGAGCACGGCCAGATGATCCGGCTGGAAGTGCATGGCAGCGGCACGTCGCTGGTGCCGAACATCAAAACCATCCTGGATGTCGCCAACCATCCCAATGTCGGCGCGTGCTGGAATTCCAATCCCACCGATTTGGAGGGCGACGGCTGGGACGCCAATTTCAACCTGATCAAGCACAAGATCGTCTCGGTACACATGCGCGATTTGTCGCTGGAGGATTATCCGTTCCGCAAATTGCTCACCGGCCTGAATGAAACGGGCTACACCGGTTATTGTCTGGCGGAAATCCCGGAAACCACCGATCCAGTGCGCGTGATGAAATATTACCGGGCCTTGTGGCTGGCGTATCAAGGGTTGCTCTAG
- a CDS encoding transposase, translating to MKFFYTMLNDSLSTVYNNFAKPALQCVADCPAFRVCPELSDSAWVSLGLQRAIHESATGRAFLQTHGADLESCPDLSHYFHTLKSARRLRLLQEVNQRFAGDLKAGLPDELAGFPQLDNFDVYAGDGHWHQAASHEPRLDAKIYATGHFYALDLRRRTLARLATAQGKKEHDLHALKRLTKAMLRHCAPVGRQVLYVWDKAVIDFRFWDQIKSTSGIYFISLEKENSALEGIENKVWDHADPINYGVLQDERVSSSEGVLLRRVTCQAPDTGEIRVFLTTELTLPPGLIAHLYHRRWQIEKVFDCLKNKLNEKKSWATSPTAKAAQAEFLCLTHNLIRRLEHVLASQEGVINKPDGQRHAERLAKQKTATLQAGRRWPSTWATLSQPVQYSVKLIRWLRACFQSGLAWATALPRLRALYASL from the coding sequence ATGAAATTTTTTTACACCATGCTAAATGACTCTTTATCAACCGTTTACAACAATTTCGCAAAACCGGCTCTTCAGTGCGTGGCGGACTGCCCCGCCTTCCGGGTTTGCCCGGAACTTTCCGATTCGGCCTGGGTTTCCCTCGGTCTCCAACGGGCCATCCATGAATCCGCCACGGGGCGTGCTTTCCTCCAAACCCATGGTGCCGATTTGGAGTCCTGTCCCGACCTCTCTCATTACTTTCATACCCTCAAAAGCGCACGCCGCCTCCGCCTCCTCCAAGAAGTCAATCAACGTTTTGCTGGCGACCTCAAAGCGGGTTTGCCCGATGAATTGGCGGGATTTCCGCAGTTGGATAACTTTGACGTCTATGCCGGGGACGGCCACTGGCATCAGGCCGCCAGTCATGAGCCGCGCCTGGATGCGAAGATTTATGCCACGGGACATTTTTACGCGTTGGATTTGCGCCGGCGCACCCTCGCTCGGTTGGCCACGGCGCAAGGCAAGAAAGAACATGATTTGCACGCCCTCAAACGCCTGACCAAGGCGATGCTGCGCCACTGCGCGCCGGTGGGGCGGCAAGTGCTTTATGTCTGGGACAAAGCCGTCATCGATTTTCGCTTTTGGGACCAGATCAAAAGCACTTCCGGGATTTATTTCATTAGCCTGGAAAAGGAAAATTCGGCCTTGGAGGGCATTGAAAACAAAGTCTGGGACCACGCCGATCCGATCAATTATGGCGTCCTCCAAGACGAGCGGGTAAGCAGCAGTGAGGGCGTGCTGCTGCGCCGCGTAACCTGCCAAGCGCCTGATACCGGGGAGATTCGCGTCTTCCTCACCACGGAGCTGACCCTGCCGCCGGGCCTCATCGCGCATCTTTACCATCGGCGCTGGCAGATCGAAAAGGTGTTTGATTGCTTGAAGAACAAACTCAACGAAAAGAAATCCTGGGCCACTTCGCCCACGGCCAAAGCGGCTCAAGCCGAGTTTTTGTGTCTGACGCACAATTTGATCCGGCGCCTGGAACATGTGTTGGCCAGCCAGGAAGGGGTAATCAATAAACCGGATGGCCAGCGCCACGCCGAACGGTTAGCCAAGCAAAAGACGGCCACGCTCCAAGCGGGCCGTCGGTGGCCCAGCACGTGGGCGACGCTCAGCCAGCCCGTGCAATACTCCGTCAAACTCATCCGCTGGTTACGGGCCTGCTTCCAATCCGGACTTGCCTGGGCCACCGCCTTGCCTCGCCTGCGGGCCTTGTATGCGTCACTTTGA
- a CDS encoding contact-dependent growth inhibition system immunity protein, protein MIKKFPSLVQFFGGYFHQDWTADDPTDEAVIVRFISNNPPETLNRVVKELDQFLSFKLTESELRSFLFDEFLCFYLPAEGSFQDWLIKVRRLLANAQKQ, encoded by the coding sequence TTGATCAAAAAATTCCCAAGCCTAGTGCAATTTTTTGGTGGTTATTTTCATCAGGATTGGACCGCTGATGATCCTACTGATGAGGCCGTGATTGTTCGATTCATCTCAAACAATCCACCAGAAACCCTGAATCGAGTGGTCAAGGAATTGGATCAATTCCTGTCGTTCAAGCTCACGGAATCGGAACTGCGTTCTTTCTTGTTCGACGAATTTCTCTGTTTTTATCTGCCTGCGGAAGGATCATTTCAGGATTGGTTAATCAAAGTTCGCCGTTTGCTGGCCAATGCCCAAAAACAGTGA
- a CDS encoding RHS repeat-associated core domain-containing protein, whose product MKTKLNLNVRLFVLAGFIAASYSACAFYDTHIGRWINRDPIEEAGGYHLYAFVDNSPVSYCDHLGLIQATYQGYVISEQQHGNFLQFQGQCKKCEQVTNIRIDYSAAEKCIISSWVLRQILTRTGPVPIFSDVQSFRDRIGDGGTLGGLRSPTDETNCRGNPVEIQAFMRTRLVSNGWKAGAWRIWNSMPDPEDSLQCYQSGTRVDYDCTPCQHNHGTPP is encoded by the coding sequence ATGAAAACAAAGTTAAATTTAAACGTCCGTTTGTTCGTATTGGCAGGCTTTATCGCTGCTTCTTATTCCGCTTGCGCTTTTTACGACACCCACATTGGCCGATGGATTAATCGTGATCCAATTGAGGAGGCGGGAGGATATCATTTATATGCATTTGTCGATAATTCACCGGTTTCATATTGTGACCACTTGGGATTAATTCAAGCAACGTATCAAGGATATGTAATCTCTGAGCAACAACATGGAAACTTTCTCCAATTCCAAGGCCAATGCAAAAAATGTGAACAAGTCACTAATATTCGGATTGATTATTCGGCAGCAGAGAAGTGTATTATTTCATCATGGGTATTGAGGCAAATTCTAACCCGTACAGGACCGGTGCCAATTTTTAGTGATGTTCAATCGTTTCGTGATCGAATAGGCGATGGTGGCACATTAGGTGGGCTTCGTAGTCCAACTGATGAAACAAACTGTCGAGGCAATCCGGTTGAAATACAAGCGTTCATGCGCACCCGTTTAGTGTCGAATGGTTGGAAAGCAGGCGCTTGGCGAATTTGGAATTCAATGCCAGATCCCGAGGATTCGCTGCAATGTTACCAATCTGGCACACGCGTCGATTATGATTGCACGCCCTGCCAACATAACCATGGAACTCCCCCTTGA
- a CDS encoding RHS repeat-associated core domain-containing protein has translation MKTKLILNVRLFVLAGFIAASYSACAFYDTHIGRWISRDPIEEAGGLNIYGFTKNSPIQFVDKLGMFVTANPNDAWNLFSAACPLCNGQRYNSFKSCCCNGKIVSRQPIDSGVIAFRWSGNVPTPSGNPYHAWLTWPGGSIDNNAIIGMYIVSSPAAGPTLYTTPAPQQNSVKLSPCDYDFEKLHRCLNNKAAQLNGTSDNRLCDKFAEAILSECLEESKGCTAK, from the coding sequence ATGAAAACAAAGCTGATTCTAAACGTCCGGTTGTTCGTATTGGCAGGTTTTATTGCTGCTTCCTATTCCGCTTGCGCTTTTTACGATACCCACATTGGCCGATGGATATCCAGAGACCCCATCGAGGAGGCGGGAGGGCTCAATATCTATGGCTTTACAAAAAACAGTCCAATTCAGTTTGTGGACAAGCTCGGGATGTTCGTAACCGCAAATCCAAACGACGCTTGGAATTTATTTTCCGCAGCTTGCCCTTTGTGTAACGGACAACGGTACAACAGCTTCAAGTCATGTTGTTGCAATGGGAAAATCGTCTCGCGCCAGCCGATCGATAGTGGAGTTATAGCCTTCCGATGGAGCGGCAACGTGCCCACCCCCAGCGGCAATCCCTATCACGCATGGCTGACATGGCCCGGTGGAAGCATCGACAACAATGCGATTATCGGAATGTACATAGTTAGCAGCCCAGCCGCAGGACCAACATTATACACCACGCCCGCTCCCCAGCAAAATTCAGTAAAACTCTCACCTTGCGATTACGATTTTGAGAAACTACACCGTTGCTTGAACAATAAGGCAGCACAACTAAATGGAACTTCCGATAATCGCTTGTGCGACAAATTTGCGGAAGCGATTCTTTCCGAGTGTCTGGAGGAAAGCAAAGGTTGTACGGCCAAATGA
- a CDS encoding transglutaminase family protein, with product MSKESRQRRRLEATAQARKRQRRKWLPWIGCFTLIFGIFIGLKLIPKRSPSEVVNSRFGTSIPDQPSGFKTPTNYLELCELSDSALYLCDIALMNLLCAEGLRGSENLNVKDCLEKLDGIAKYVKGDTERNFHKFKEKPGDYNNSEGYFRIMMMVTVLQQDLGVHYNPDRRQIPGTPIQPNQQFFANSQDVFIHGLALKNGTGTCSSMPVFYVAVGRRLGYPLKLVKAKGHLFVRWEEGERSFNVESTSIGFISFQDDYYRTWPAPFTPEEEQSERYLKAMTPAQELAVFLSIRGMCLAAAGQRMWSLVAFVHAIRKEPESVGHQLIYQRAEKEALQAGALTPQQANVLAVQRLPIPDGPMRQYYFQRREVLKAQIMSGVPEDDLEMEFRILRAELLSHARRESLKKERNSAGKSSPAMINSPPR from the coding sequence ATGAGCAAGGAATCTCGACAACGAAGAAGATTAGAGGCGACGGCTCAGGCACGAAAACGCCAACGCCGTAAATGGTTGCCTTGGATAGGGTGTTTTACCCTCATTTTTGGAATATTTATTGGTTTGAAGTTGATCCCCAAACGTTCGCCATCAGAAGTTGTCAATAGCCGATTCGGAACTTCAATACCCGACCAGCCATCCGGATTCAAAACGCCCACCAATTATCTTGAACTTTGCGAATTGTCTGACTCCGCGCTGTATCTATGTGACATTGCCCTGATGAATCTCCTTTGCGCTGAGGGTTTACGCGGCTCAGAAAATCTGAACGTGAAAGACTGTTTGGAAAAACTCGATGGAATCGCCAAATATGTGAAAGGAGATACCGAACGTAACTTCCACAAGTTTAAGGAAAAACCTGGTGATTACAACAATTCCGAAGGCTACTTTCGCATAATGATGATGGTCACGGTGCTGCAACAAGATTTGGGTGTACACTACAATCCAGACCGCAGGCAAATACCCGGCACACCCATCCAGCCCAATCAACAATTTTTTGCCAATTCTCAAGATGTATTCATCCATGGTTTGGCGTTGAAAAATGGCACTGGCACCTGCTCTTCCATGCCGGTCTTTTATGTGGCGGTGGGAAGACGGCTGGGGTATCCCCTTAAACTTGTCAAAGCAAAAGGCCATTTATTCGTCAGATGGGAAGAGGGCGAACGCAGCTTTAATGTCGAAAGCACCTCCATTGGTTTTATCAGCTTTCAAGATGATTATTATCGGACTTGGCCTGCGCCTTTCACGCCAGAAGAAGAACAATCGGAACGGTATCTTAAGGCGATGACCCCTGCACAAGAATTGGCAGTGTTTTTGTCAATTCGTGGCATGTGCCTGGCTGCCGCCGGTCAGCGGATGTGGTCGCTAGTGGCATTTGTGCATGCGATAAGAAAGGAACCCGAATCGGTCGGACACCAACTGATCTACCAACGTGCCGAAAAGGAGGCACTGCAAGCAGGCGCATTGACACCACAGCAGGCAAACGTCCTGGCCGTGCAACGCCTGCCCATTCCTGATGGACCAATGCGGCAATATTACTTCCAGCGCCGCGAAGTGCTCAAAGCGCAGATCATGTCAGGGGTTCCCGAGGATGATTTGGAGATGGAATTTCGTATTTTGCGGGCCGAATTGCTGAGCCACGCACGCCGGGAGAGCTTGAAAAAAGAAAGAAATTCCGCTGGCAAATCATCCCCTGCAATGATAAATTCTCCACCAAGATGA
- a CDS encoding nucleotidyltransferase encodes MNPMQKPLSLVVLAAGVGSRYGGLKQMEPLGPGGEAVLDYAVFDAKRAGFNRFVFVIRKDIERDFRDLLARRFERHVEVQYAFQERDALPPGFSAPSNRVKPWGTGHATLCAAPVTPGPFAVINADDFYGAASYQVLADYLQAAPSQAAPEAYAMVGFQLDRTLSEHGAVARGVCHTDHAGNLNSVEELTGITRTPDGIGNREANGSLRMLTGHEAVSLNCWGFQPGLFDHLRMLFADFLKQHGQDLRAEFYLPFAINALIQQGKARVKVLPTPCSWFGVTYREDRPRVVEGIRALIRQGAYPERLWVA; translated from the coding sequence ATGAATCCGATGCAAAAACCTTTATCCTTGGTCGTGCTCGCCGCCGGAGTAGGCAGCCGTTACGGCGGTTTGAAACAAATGGAACCGCTGGGGCCGGGCGGCGAAGCAGTGCTGGACTACGCAGTATTCGACGCCAAACGCGCCGGCTTTAACCGTTTTGTTTTCGTGATCCGCAAAGACATCGAACGGGATTTCCGCGATCTGCTGGCCCGGCGGTTTGAAAGGCATGTGGAGGTGCAATATGCGTTCCAAGAGCGGGATGCCCTGCCACCTGGCTTCTCCGCACCTTCCAATCGGGTGAAACCATGGGGCACTGGCCATGCCACCTTGTGCGCGGCTCCGGTTACTCCCGGTCCATTTGCCGTAATCAACGCTGATGATTTTTACGGTGCCGCCTCGTATCAGGTGCTGGCGGATTATCTTCAGGCTGCGCCGTCGCAAGCAGCACCCGAGGCGTATGCCATGGTTGGGTTTCAGTTGGATCGCACCCTTTCGGAACATGGCGCGGTGGCGCGCGGGGTGTGTCACACGGACCACGCAGGGAATCTGAATTCCGTCGAAGAACTCACCGGGATCACGCGCACCCCGGACGGCATCGGCAACCGGGAGGCCAACGGCAGTTTGCGAATGCTTACTGGCCACGAGGCGGTATCCCTGAATTGCTGGGGATTTCAGCCGGGGTTGTTTGACCACTTGCGGATGCTCTTCGCCGATTTTCTAAAACAGCACGGCCAGGATCTCCGTGCCGAATTTTACCTGCCGTTCGCCATCAATGCGCTAATCCAACAAGGCAAAGCCCGCGTCAAGGTATTGCCCACCCCCTGTTCCTGGTTCGGGGTCACCTACCGGGAAGACCGCCCGCGCGTCGTCGAAGGCATCCGCGCCCTGATCCGCCAAGGGGCCTACCCCGAGCGGCTCTGGGTGGCGTAA
- a CDS encoding phosphatidylserine decarboxylase, with amino-acid sequence MKHCGKAASAAWKWIFWSILVLLGIFAAGIIATYLAAFVTWFASGFIALWIAFVALMVYFFRDPEPSIPQEPGVVLSPAHGTVDVVDETEEKEFMGGRCQRISIFLSPLDVHVQRAPVSGRVGIVRHQPGEFKPATSPTCGLCNENVLIGFDSTEVPGEKISIRLIAGILARRIIPWSATGELVARGERISLIQFGSRCDVYLPRTVKISVKLGDKVIGGETILARRA; translated from the coding sequence ATGAAACATTGTGGTAAGGCCGCCTCGGCGGCATGGAAGTGGATATTCTGGTCAATCCTGGTGTTGTTGGGGATTTTTGCCGCCGGCATTATCGCCACGTACCTTGCGGCCTTTGTTACGTGGTTTGCCTCCGGCTTCATCGCGCTGTGGATCGCGTTTGTCGCGTTGATGGTGTATTTTTTTCGCGACCCGGAGCCGTCCATCCCCCAGGAACCGGGCGTGGTGCTCTCGCCGGCCCATGGCACGGTGGATGTGGTGGATGAAACCGAGGAAAAGGAGTTTATGGGCGGACGCTGCCAGCGCATTTCGATCTTTCTTTCGCCGCTGGACGTCCATGTGCAACGCGCGCCTGTCAGCGGACGGGTGGGGATTGTGCGGCACCAACCGGGCGAGTTCAAGCCGGCCACCAGCCCCACCTGCGGCCTCTGCAATGAAAATGTGCTGATCGGTTTTGATTCCACGGAAGTGCCGGGCGAAAAAATCAGTATCCGGTTGATTGCCGGCATCCTTGCCCGCCGGATCATTCCCTGGTCCGCCACTGGCGAGCTGGTGGCGCGCGGCGAACGCATCAGCCTGATTCAATTTGGCTCGCGCTGCGATGTTTATCTGCCGCGCACGGTGAAAATCAGCGTCAAACTGGGCGATAAGGTCATTGGCGGAGAAACCATTCTGGCGCGGCGCGCCTAA
- the pssA gene encoding CDP-diacylglycerol--serine O-phosphatidyltransferase: MNSNPQPAPPANTVPEQKLKIFFLPNLMTAGNLFCGFVALTKIVEADVNTANFNQNIQVALGFILLACIFDLLDGRVARWGGAESPFGREFDSLADLISFGAAPAFLVHRIVLREVFAGHSEVGWFIASIYLICGALRLARFNCLSAMPSSSGGKEFVGFPIPAAAAMVASLTLLMLWLDNHNMLDERLLQSNWRFALPVILLVLSFMMVSEVKYPSFKTLNLKTTRPFTRLVVSVMFIGCIVVLREKVLFIILPVIFTAYLIYGFFRPWISRRTRDEIEEEEEEPDNAPPHL; the protein is encoded by the coding sequence ATGAACTCCAACCCCCAACCAGCACCGCCAGCGAACACGGTACCCGAGCAAAAGCTGAAGATATTTTTTCTGCCGAACCTGATGACGGCGGGGAATCTGTTCTGCGGCTTTGTCGCCTTGACCAAGATCGTGGAGGCGGATGTCAATACAGCCAATTTTAACCAAAACATACAGGTGGCGCTGGGTTTCATCCTGCTCGCTTGTATTTTTGATTTGCTGGATGGACGCGTGGCGCGCTGGGGCGGGGCAGAAAGCCCATTTGGACGCGAGTTTGATTCGCTGGCCGACCTGATTTCCTTCGGCGCGGCGCCGGCGTTTTTGGTGCATCGGATCGTATTGCGCGAGGTGTTTGCCGGGCATTCCGAGGTGGGCTGGTTCATTGCCTCCATTTACCTGATTTGCGGCGCGTTGCGGTTGGCCCGGTTCAATTGTCTCTCGGCCATGCCTTCCAGCAGTGGGGGCAAAGAGTTCGTGGGATTTCCCATCCCGGCGGCTGCGGCGATGGTCGCATCGCTGACGCTGCTGATGCTGTGGCTGGACAATCACAACATGCTGGATGAACGCCTTTTGCAGAGCAACTGGCGGTTTGCGTTGCCAGTAATTCTTCTCGTTCTTTCATTCATGATGGTCAGCGAGGTTAAATATCCCAGCTTTAAAACCTTGAACCTCAAGACCACGCGTCCGTTCACCCGTTTGGTGGTGAGCGTCATGTTTATCGGTTGCATCGTGGTATTGCGGGAGAAAGTTCTATTCATCATTCTGCCGGTGATTTTCACGGCGTATCTGATCTACGGTTTCTTTCGTCCCTGGATATCCCGCCGGACGCGGGATGAGATCGAAGAGGAAGAGGAAGAGCCGGACAACGCGCCACCGCATTTGTAG
- a CDS encoding LysE family transporter, whose translation MPEPPHILVAWLTGVVSGFIASFVPGPIIVAIINEGARRGFKWGLMIGLGSTVMETIYCALAFAGFSTMLENRTVKAAMELVSFLLMLWLGIKYLRAQAVEERNLRADRIEQRVHPSSAFMTGFVQVLGNLGVLLMWIALTATFISHDWVAENIEEKSACVLGVATGALVWFLTLAFLVSRGRRKISPKTLLLMEHLSGVLLLILAGAVGVRIVLLLAKH comes from the coding sequence ATGCCTGAGCCACCACATATCCTGGTCGCCTGGCTTACCGGCGTGGTGAGCGGCTTCATTGCCTCGTTTGTGCCGGGGCCCATTATTGTGGCGATCATTAACGAAGGCGCCCGCCGGGGATTTAAATGGGGACTCATGATTGGGTTGGGGTCCACGGTCATGGAAACCATCTATTGCGCGCTGGCGTTTGCCGGTTTCTCGACCATGTTAGAGAACCGCACCGTCAAGGCAGCCATGGAATTGGTCAGTTTTTTGTTGATGCTATGGCTGGGGATCAAGTATCTGCGCGCCCAAGCGGTGGAAGAGCGCAATCTGCGCGCGGACCGCATTGAGCAACGGGTACATCCCAGCTCGGCTTTTATGACCGGGTTCGTGCAAGTGTTGGGAAACCTGGGGGTGCTGTTGATGTGGATCGCGCTGACCGCCACCTTTATTTCGCACGACTGGGTGGCCGAAAATATCGAGGAGAAATCCGCTTGTGTGCTGGGCGTGGCGACCGGCGCCCTGGTTTGGTTCCTGACCCTGGCGTTCCTTGTTTCCCGTGGGCGTCGCAAAATTTCCCCCAAAACACTACTGCTGATGGAGCACCTTTCCGGGGTACTATTGCTGATTCTCGCCGGCGCGGTGGGCGTGCGGATTGTACTGTTACTGGCAAAACATTAG